Below is a window of Rhodopseudomonas sp. P2A-2r DNA.
TCGCCGGCACGCGCTGCCTCGATGGTGGCGTTCAACGCCAGCAGGTTGGTCTGACCGGCGATGGTGTTGATCAGTTCGACGACGTCACCGATACGGGCAGCCGCCTTTGCGAGTTCGCTGACGCGGCTGTTGGTCTTGCGTGCCTGCTCCACGGCTTCGCGGGCGATGTGGGCCGACTCCTGGACCTGGCGGCTGATCTCGTTGACCGACGACGTCATTTCCTCGGTCGCTGAAGCAACCGACTGCACATTGGTCGAGGCTTCTTCCGATGCGGCCGAAACCATCGTGGTTTGCTCCTGCGCGCGATCGGCATTCTTCGACAATGTGCCGGCGGCGCTCTCGAGCTGCGTCGACGAGGACGAGACAGTCTGCACGATCCGGCCGACGGCACTTTCAAAATCGTCCGCCAGCTGGAACATCTCGGCCTTGCGCCGGGCAGCGTTCGCCTGTTCCGTTTCAGCCTGTGCGGCTTCCAGGGCCTTTACCCGGATGGCATTGTCCTTGAAGACCTGAACCGCCTTGGCCATCGCACCGATTTCGTCGCGGCGGTCCGAGCCTTCAATCGCCGCTTCGAGGTCGTTGGCGGCAAGTTGCGACATCGCACCGGTCATCGTGACGATCGGGCGGGCAACGCCGCGGCTCAATGTGAACAGGCCGATGAGCGCAATTGCGACCATGCCGACGCCGCCGCCGACAATGGTGGTGTAGGACGAAGAGGCGGCCGCAGCGCTGGCAGCGGCACGGGCGCCCAGCAACGAGGCTTCGGCGTCGCTTGCGGCGCTCGCCAACTCACGGATGCCGTCCATGTACTTCTTGCCGGCGCCGCCGGCTTCCATCTGTCGCGCCTCGGTCTGGGTCTGCGAATTCTTCATCAGCGCGATTTCCTTTTCAGCAACCTCGGTTCGCCAGCCCTGGGCGGCCTTGCTGATATCGGCAAAGCGCTGCTGCTGAACCGGATTGTCGGACGTCAGTCGGCGCGCCTCGTCCACCGCCGCGGAGAATTTCTTCTCGTGCGCGAGATACGGCTCAAGGAAACCTTCTTTGGCGGATACGAGGTATCCACGAACGCCGGTTTCGCCGTCGACCATCGCCGCCACGATGCGGTTGATCTGTTCGACGACCTTGTGCGTATGGTCAATCCGCTCTGAGGTGCTTTCCATCGTGGAGACATTGCGCCAGATCAGCCCGTTGACCGTCAGCGAAATGAGCGTCATCAGCAGGAAAACTGCTGCGATCTTCTGGGCGATTTTAAGATTGGAGAAAAAGGACAGCATCTTCTGATGGCTCCGAATGCACGTTGCTGAAATGGGGGCAGTGCTAGATCGGCTACGAGGCTCGTGCAGCCGAGAAACGAATAAAATATGATCGTCGTCATTCTAGGAGTCTGAGCAACACGCTCAGACGCTGAGTGCCCCCTGTATGACTTGGTACTAATTGTACCTCGCTGTCATTACCTGTCGGTTAACTCTAATGCGCGCGCCTTATAATACCCACGGTATTATAAGGGCTTACCGCAATGCAATCCGAGGTGTTTGAATGCTTGAGCAGCAACGTGCGGAGGTGCGCGGCCGCTCGATCATGCGTGGCTATCGCGAATCGGCTGCGCGTCGTGGCGATTTCTGCCTGAATGCGAAACGTGAGGTTCCGTCATTTTGCCGAACGATAACGGCGCCGTGCAAATCGATTCACGGCGCCGCTAGATGTCCGATCAGTCAGGAGCTCGCGCCTGCCCGCCTGTCAATTCCGCTGTACGTCCGATCTGGCGCGCGATCATCTTCAGCTTGTGTTGATAGCACGCTATTT
It encodes the following:
- a CDS encoding methyl-accepting chemotaxis protein, with amino-acid sequence MLSFFSNLKIAQKIAAVFLLMTLISLTVNGLIWRNVSTMESTSERIDHTHKVVEQINRIVAAMVDGETGVRGYLVSAKEGFLEPYLAHEKKFSAAVDEARRLTSDNPVQQQRFADISKAAQGWRTEVAEKEIALMKNSQTQTEARQMEAGGAGKKYMDGIRELASAASDAEASLLGARAAASAAAASSSYTTIVGGGVGMVAIALIGLFTLSRGVARPIVTMTGAMSQLAANDLEAAIEGSDRRDEIGAMAKAVQVFKDNAIRVKALEAAQAETEQANAARRKAEMFQLADDFESAVGRIVQTVSSSSTQLESAAGTLSKNADRAQEQTTMVSAASEEASTNVQSVASATEEMTSSVNEISRQVQESAHIAREAVEQARKTNSRVSELAKAAARIGDVVELINTIAGQTNLLALNATIEAARAGEAGRGFAVVASEVKALAEQTAKATGEISQQITGIQGATQESVDSIKEIGDTIGRMSEIASTIASAVEEQGAATQEISRNVQQAAQGTHQVSSNITDIQRGAGETGAASAQVLSAAQSLSGESGRLRDEVGKFLSTIRAA